From the Maioricimonas rarisocia genome, one window contains:
- a CDS encoding amino acid kinase family protein, with protein MTEHPPWTLFKIGGSLFDLPDLRERLQQLLELRSGRNIAMLAGGGAAADLVRMWDRRFWLSAPAAHWLAIRAMGLNAGLLAHLIPGGRFVSELRELESVFDASLPAVLDPEPLLRHLESPPQAPLPESWDVTSDTIAAHLAAALTFDELVLVKSCEPAAETVEGLVAHGQVDPMFSDAARPLPQVGWANLRAEQLQIRPVSSGNAR; from the coding sequence ATGACAGAGCACCCGCCGTGGACGCTGTTCAAAATCGGGGGGAGCCTGTTCGACCTGCCCGATCTGCGGGAGCGTCTGCAGCAGCTCCTCGAGCTGCGGTCCGGTCGCAACATTGCGATGCTGGCCGGCGGTGGTGCCGCGGCCGATCTTGTGCGGATGTGGGACCGTCGCTTCTGGCTGAGCGCCCCGGCAGCCCACTGGCTCGCCATTCGGGCCATGGGTCTCAACGCGGGGCTGCTGGCACACCTGATTCCCGGTGGGCGATTCGTCAGCGAACTGCGGGAACTGGAATCGGTTTTCGACGCAAGTCTGCCGGCGGTGCTTGACCCGGAACCTCTTCTCCGTCATCTCGAATCGCCGCCGCAAGCTCCGCTGCCGGAGTCGTGGGACGTCACCAGCGACACGATCGCGGCTCACCTGGCAGCCGCGCTGACATTCGACGAACTCGTTCTCGTCAAGTCGTGCGAACCTGCTGCGGAGACGGTCGAAGGCCTGGTTGCACATGGTCAGGTCGATCCGATGTTTTCGGATGCGGCCCGGCCGCTGCCGCAGGTCGGCTGGGCGAATCTCCGGGCGGAGCAGCTGCAGATCCGGCCGGTTTCGTCGGGGAATGCCCGCTGA